In one window of Lathamus discolor isolate bLatDis1 unplaced genomic scaffold, bLatDis1.hap1 Scaffold_70, whole genome shotgun sequence DNA:
- the LOC136006809 gene encoding zinc finger protein 135-like isoform X4: MGFADSTSRAGYRSHGAVRAAGPATESALSRRDAGELRHADGAGQICCPAWTTGVNREPWTSTCPGTPRLQVSLWSCLDRSGGSHGSIPFSCPLPITAAPRRWLLPGLCLSLRPTEAGAGAEQEPPHDKEEPQEVKPEEHPPSPTETGAKPGGSRGAGDPTSQPSTTCGECGKSFSHKSALVKHRKIHSGDRPHACPDCGKGFIQRSDLTIHQRVHTGERPYACTHCGRRFSVSSSLLTHQRTHAPGGHRPNRCPQCGRGFADPGALDRHQKSHSGGKPFECGVCGKAFAWSSHLERHRRIHTGEKPFQCGQCGRAFAWSSHLDRHMRTHAAAPDREEEEEEEEEEEEEAEPPPPAPKCADCGKRLNHQTAPQRFKHKGTQTLPSSSPPRPHCCEQCGKSFSQSSNLLKHRRVHSGESPYPCPVCKRCFRWRSALAKHQRTHSRQQGKATEGAGAGTKPYPCGACGKRFGWVSHLERHRRIHTGEKPFRCGECGRGFAVSSHLERHRRVHTGERPYRCGDCGKSFAVSSTLLAHRRTHGAQPNRPHACPDCGKGFSTVPGLERHQRLHRGEKPYQCGVCGKGFAWSSHYDRHRLSHTGEKPFSCAHCGKRFGRSSHRNRHQRAHAKPHACPDCGKAFGLGAALAAHRRLHGPVSLLPAEWWAEERRGGTPTPPEPWAEEPSALLQQHPEPSSSPSSPRGWAAKAVLPHTTAWRGGEGDTVQSDASAPQEHWASLPAPPSS, translated from the exons ATGGGCTTTGCCGACAGCACCTCCCGAGCCGGATACCGCAG ccaTGGAGCCGTACGTGCTGCTGGACCCGCGACAGAGAGCGCTCTATCGCGACGTGATGCAGGAGAGCTACGACACGCTGATGGCGCTGG CCAGATCTGCTGCCCCGCCTGGACCACGGGGGTGAACCGAGAGCCCTGGACCTCCACGTGCCCAGGGACACCCCGGCTGCAGGTGAGCCTCTGGTCATGCCTTGACCGCAGCGGGGGCTCACATGGAAGCATCCCCTTTTCCTGCCCCCTTCCCATCACCGCAGCCCCCAGGCGATGGCTCCTGCCTGGGCTCTGTCTCTCTTTGCGCCCCacagaggctggagcaggagcgGAGCAGGAGCCCCCTCACGACAAGGAAGAGCCCCAAGAGGTGAAACCCGAGGAGCATCCCCCGAGCCCCACGGAGACCGGGGCGAAGCCGGGCGGCAGCAGGGGCGCGGGGGACCCAacctcccagcccagcaccacGTGCGGGGAGTGCGGGAAGAGCTTCAGCCACAAATCAGCCCTGGTGAAGCACCGGAAGATCCACAGCGGCGACCGCCCGCACGCCTGCCCCGACTGCGGCAAGGGCTTCATCCAGCGCTCGGACCTCACCATCCACCAGCGGGTGCACACGGGCGAGCGCCCCTACGCCTGCACCCACTGCGGGCGCCGCTTCAGCGTCAGCTCCTCGCTGCTCACCCACCAGCGCACCCACGCTCCCGGCGGCCACCGCCCCAACCGGTGCCCGCAGTGCGGCCGCGGCTTCGCCGACCCCGGCGCCCTCGACCGGCACCAGAAGAGCCACTCGGGCGGAAAGCCCTTTGAGTGCGGGGTGTGCGGCAAAGCCTTCGCCTGGAGCTCGCACCTCGAGCGGCACCGGCGCATCCACACCGGCGAGAAGCCCTTCCAGTGCGGGCAGTGCGGGAGAGCCTTCGCCTGGAGCTCGCACCTCGACCGCCACATGCGCACCCACGCCGCTGCCCCGGaccgggaggaggaggaggaggaggaggaggaggaggaggaggaagcagagccccCGCCGCCCGCACCGAAGTGCGCTGATTGCGGCAAGCGCCTCAACCACCAGACGGCCCCGCAGCGCTTCAAGCACAAGGGCACGCAGAcgctgcccagcagcagccccccgCGGCCCCACTGCTGCGAGCAGTGCGGCAAAAGCTTCTCGCAGAGCTCCAACCTCCTCAAGCACCGGCGCGTCCACAGCGGCGAGAGCCCGTACCCGTGCCCGGTTTGCAAGCGCTGCTTCCGCTGGCGCTCGGCGCTGGCCAAGCACCAGCGCACCCACAGCCGGCAGCAGGGCaaagccaccgagggagccggCGCCGGCACCAAACCGTACCCGTGCGGGGCGTGCGGGAAGCGTTTCGGCTGGGTCTCGCACTTGGAGCGCCACCGCCGCATCCACACCGGGGAGAAGCCGTTCCGCTGCGGCGAGTGCGGCCGAGGCTTCGCCGTGAGCTCGCACCTGGAGCGGCACCGGCGGGTGCACACGGGCGAGCGGCCCTACCGCTGCGGCGACTGCGGCAAGAGCTTCGCCGTCAGCTCCACGTTGCTGGCGCATCGCCGCACGCACGGCGCCCAGCCCAACCGGCCCCACGCCTGCCCTGACTGCGGCAAAGGCTTCAGCACCGTGCCCGGCCTTGAGCGGCACCAGCGGCTGCACCGCGGCGAGAAGCCCTATCAGTGCGGCGTGTGCGGCAAGGGCTTCGCCTGGAGCTCGCACTACGACCGCCACCGGCTCAGCCACACCGGGGAGAAGCCGTTCTCCTGCGCCCACTGCGGGAAGCGCTTCGGGCGCAGCTCCCACCGCAACCGGCACCAGCGAGCCCACGCGAAGCCGCACGCCTGCCCCGACTGCGGCAAAGCCTTCGGGCTCGGCGCGGCACTGGCGGCCCATCGGCGCCTGCACGGCCCCgtgtccctgctgccagcggagTGGTGGGCAGAGGAGAGGCGAGGGGGGACCCCGACCCCTCCGGAGCCCTGGGCTGAGGAGCCCAGcgccttgctccagcagcacccggagccttcctcctccccttcctcgcCCCGGGGCTGGGCGGCCAAGGCCGTCCTGCCCCACACCACGGCGTGGAGAGGCGGGGAGGGGGACACGGTGCAAAGCGATGCCTCTGCCCCCCAGGAGCATTGggcttccctgcctgccccccccAGCTCTTGA
- the LOC136006809 gene encoding zinc finger protein 135-like isoform X3, producing the protein MRPLSRGGCFHVSGSPSCFLPVNSGGKRCSSTFGRGRGHGAVRAAGPATESALSRRDAGELRHADGAGQICCPAWTTGVNREPWTSTCPGTPRLQVSLWSCLDRSGGSHGSIPFSCPLPITAAPRRWLLPGLCLSLRPTEAGAGAEQEPPHDKEEPQEVKPEEHPPSPTETGAKPGGSRGAGDPTSQPSTTCGECGKSFSHKSALVKHRKIHSGDRPHACPDCGKGFIQRSDLTIHQRVHTGERPYACTHCGRRFSVSSSLLTHQRTHAPGGHRPNRCPQCGRGFADPGALDRHQKSHSGGKPFECGVCGKAFAWSSHLERHRRIHTGEKPFQCGQCGRAFAWSSHLDRHMRTHAAAPDREEEEEEEEEEEEEAEPPPPAPKCADCGKRLNHQTAPQRFKHKGTQTLPSSSPPRPHCCEQCGKSFSQSSNLLKHRRVHSGESPYPCPVCKRCFRWRSALAKHQRTHSRQQGKATEGAGAGTKPYPCGACGKRFGWVSHLERHRRIHTGEKPFRCGECGRGFAVSSHLERHRRVHTGERPYRCGDCGKSFAVSSTLLAHRRTHGAQPNRPHACPDCGKGFSTVPGLERHQRLHRGEKPYQCGVCGKGFAWSSHYDRHRLSHTGEKPFSCAHCGKRFGRSSHRNRHQRAHAKPHACPDCGKAFGLGAALAAHRRLHGPVSLLPAEWWAEERRGGTPTPPEPWAEEPSALLQQHPEPSSSPSSPRGWAAKAVLPHTTAWRGGEGDTVQSDASAPQEHWASLPAPPSS; encoded by the exons ATGCGCCCACTGAGCAGAGGGGGATGCTTCCATGTTTCTGGTTCCCCTTCCTGCTTCCTTCCCGTTAATTCTGGGGGAAAACGATGTTCATCCACATTTGGTAGAGGCAGAGG ccaTGGAGCCGTACGTGCTGCTGGACCCGCGACAGAGAGCGCTCTATCGCGACGTGATGCAGGAGAGCTACGACACGCTGATGGCGCTGG CCAGATCTGCTGCCCCGCCTGGACCACGGGGGTGAACCGAGAGCCCTGGACCTCCACGTGCCCAGGGACACCCCGGCTGCAGGTGAGCCTCTGGTCATGCCTTGACCGCAGCGGGGGCTCACATGGAAGCATCCCCTTTTCCTGCCCCCTTCCCATCACCGCAGCCCCCAGGCGATGGCTCCTGCCTGGGCTCTGTCTCTCTTTGCGCCCCacagaggctggagcaggagcgGAGCAGGAGCCCCCTCACGACAAGGAAGAGCCCCAAGAGGTGAAACCCGAGGAGCATCCCCCGAGCCCCACGGAGACCGGGGCGAAGCCGGGCGGCAGCAGGGGCGCGGGGGACCCAacctcccagcccagcaccacGTGCGGGGAGTGCGGGAAGAGCTTCAGCCACAAATCAGCCCTGGTGAAGCACCGGAAGATCCACAGCGGCGACCGCCCGCACGCCTGCCCCGACTGCGGCAAGGGCTTCATCCAGCGCTCGGACCTCACCATCCACCAGCGGGTGCACACGGGCGAGCGCCCCTACGCCTGCACCCACTGCGGGCGCCGCTTCAGCGTCAGCTCCTCGCTGCTCACCCACCAGCGCACCCACGCTCCCGGCGGCCACCGCCCCAACCGGTGCCCGCAGTGCGGCCGCGGCTTCGCCGACCCCGGCGCCCTCGACCGGCACCAGAAGAGCCACTCGGGCGGAAAGCCCTTTGAGTGCGGGGTGTGCGGCAAAGCCTTCGCCTGGAGCTCGCACCTCGAGCGGCACCGGCGCATCCACACCGGCGAGAAGCCCTTCCAGTGCGGGCAGTGCGGGAGAGCCTTCGCCTGGAGCTCGCACCTCGACCGCCACATGCGCACCCACGCCGCTGCCCCGGaccgggaggaggaggaggaggaggaggaggaggaggaggaggaagcagagccccCGCCGCCCGCACCGAAGTGCGCTGATTGCGGCAAGCGCCTCAACCACCAGACGGCCCCGCAGCGCTTCAAGCACAAGGGCACGCAGAcgctgcccagcagcagccccccgCGGCCCCACTGCTGCGAGCAGTGCGGCAAAAGCTTCTCGCAGAGCTCCAACCTCCTCAAGCACCGGCGCGTCCACAGCGGCGAGAGCCCGTACCCGTGCCCGGTTTGCAAGCGCTGCTTCCGCTGGCGCTCGGCGCTGGCCAAGCACCAGCGCACCCACAGCCGGCAGCAGGGCaaagccaccgagggagccggCGCCGGCACCAAACCGTACCCGTGCGGGGCGTGCGGGAAGCGTTTCGGCTGGGTCTCGCACTTGGAGCGCCACCGCCGCATCCACACCGGGGAGAAGCCGTTCCGCTGCGGCGAGTGCGGCCGAGGCTTCGCCGTGAGCTCGCACCTGGAGCGGCACCGGCGGGTGCACACGGGCGAGCGGCCCTACCGCTGCGGCGACTGCGGCAAGAGCTTCGCCGTCAGCTCCACGTTGCTGGCGCATCGCCGCACGCACGGCGCCCAGCCCAACCGGCCCCACGCCTGCCCTGACTGCGGCAAAGGCTTCAGCACCGTGCCCGGCCTTGAGCGGCACCAGCGGCTGCACCGCGGCGAGAAGCCCTATCAGTGCGGCGTGTGCGGCAAGGGCTTCGCCTGGAGCTCGCACTACGACCGCCACCGGCTCAGCCACACCGGGGAGAAGCCGTTCTCCTGCGCCCACTGCGGGAAGCGCTTCGGGCGCAGCTCCCACCGCAACCGGCACCAGCGAGCCCACGCGAAGCCGCACGCCTGCCCCGACTGCGGCAAAGCCTTCGGGCTCGGCGCGGCACTGGCGGCCCATCGGCGCCTGCACGGCCCCgtgtccctgctgccagcggagTGGTGGGCAGAGGAGAGGCGAGGGGGGACCCCGACCCCTCCGGAGCCCTGGGCTGAGGAGCCCAGcgccttgctccagcagcacccggagccttcctcctccccttcctcgcCCCGGGGCTGGGCGGCCAAGGCCGTCCTGCCCCACACCACGGCGTGGAGAGGCGGGGAGGGGGACACGGTGCAAAGCGATGCCTCTGCCCCCCAGGAGCATTGggcttccctgcctgccccccccAGCTCTTGA
- the LOC136006809 gene encoding zinc finger protein 135-like isoform X5 translates to MFLVPLPASFPLILGENDVHPHLVEAEAMEPYVLLDPRQRALYRDVMQESYDTLMALEFPFSKPDLLPRLDHGGEPRALDLHVPRDTPAAEAGAGAEQEPPHDKEEPQEVKPEEHPPSPTETGAKPGGSRGAGDPTSQPSTTCGECGKSFSHKSALVKHRKIHSGDRPHACPDCGKGFIQRSDLTIHQRVHTGERPYACTHCGRRFSVSSSLLTHQRTHAPGGHRPNRCPQCGRGFADPGALDRHQKSHSGGKPFECGVCGKAFAWSSHLERHRRIHTGEKPFQCGQCGRAFAWSSHLDRHMRTHAAAPDREEEEEEEEEEEEEAEPPPPAPKCADCGKRLNHQTAPQRFKHKGTQTLPSSSPPRPHCCEQCGKSFSQSSNLLKHRRVHSGESPYPCPVCKRCFRWRSALAKHQRTHSRQQGKATEGAGAGTKPYPCGACGKRFGWVSHLERHRRIHTGEKPFRCGECGRGFAVSSHLERHRRVHTGERPYRCGDCGKSFAVSSTLLAHRRTHGAQPNRPHACPDCGKGFSTVPGLERHQRLHRGEKPYQCGVCGKGFAWSSHYDRHRLSHTGEKPFSCAHCGKRFGRSSHRNRHQRAHAKPHACPDCGKAFGLGAALAAHRRLHGPVSLLPAEWWAEERRGGTPTPPEPWAEEPSALLQQHPEPSSSPSSPRGWAAKAVLPHTTAWRGGEGDTVQSDASAPQEHWASLPAPPSS, encoded by the exons ATGTTTCTGGTTCCCCTTCCTGCTTCCTTCCCGTTAATTCTGGGGGAAAACGATGTTCATCCACATTTGGTAGAGGCAGAGG ccaTGGAGCCGTACGTGCTGCTGGACCCGCGACAGAGAGCGCTCTATCGCGACGTGATGCAGGAGAGCTACGACACGCTGATGGCGCTGG AATTCCCTTTCTCCAAGCCAGATCTGCTGCCCCGCCTGGACCACGGGGGTGAACCGAGAGCCCTGGACCTCCACGTGCCCAGGGACACCCCGGCTGCAG aggctggagcaggagcgGAGCAGGAGCCCCCTCACGACAAGGAAGAGCCCCAAGAGGTGAAACCCGAGGAGCATCCCCCGAGCCCCACGGAGACCGGGGCGAAGCCGGGCGGCAGCAGGGGCGCGGGGGACCCAacctcccagcccagcaccacGTGCGGGGAGTGCGGGAAGAGCTTCAGCCACAAATCAGCCCTGGTGAAGCACCGGAAGATCCACAGCGGCGACCGCCCGCACGCCTGCCCCGACTGCGGCAAGGGCTTCATCCAGCGCTCGGACCTCACCATCCACCAGCGGGTGCACACGGGCGAGCGCCCCTACGCCTGCACCCACTGCGGGCGCCGCTTCAGCGTCAGCTCCTCGCTGCTCACCCACCAGCGCACCCACGCTCCCGGCGGCCACCGCCCCAACCGGTGCCCGCAGTGCGGCCGCGGCTTCGCCGACCCCGGCGCCCTCGACCGGCACCAGAAGAGCCACTCGGGCGGAAAGCCCTTTGAGTGCGGGGTGTGCGGCAAAGCCTTCGCCTGGAGCTCGCACCTCGAGCGGCACCGGCGCATCCACACCGGCGAGAAGCCCTTCCAGTGCGGGCAGTGCGGGAGAGCCTTCGCCTGGAGCTCGCACCTCGACCGCCACATGCGCACCCACGCCGCTGCCCCGGaccgggaggaggaggaggaggaggaggaggaggaggaggaggaagcagagccccCGCCGCCCGCACCGAAGTGCGCTGATTGCGGCAAGCGCCTCAACCACCAGACGGCCCCGCAGCGCTTCAAGCACAAGGGCACGCAGAcgctgcccagcagcagccccccgCGGCCCCACTGCTGCGAGCAGTGCGGCAAAAGCTTCTCGCAGAGCTCCAACCTCCTCAAGCACCGGCGCGTCCACAGCGGCGAGAGCCCGTACCCGTGCCCGGTTTGCAAGCGCTGCTTCCGCTGGCGCTCGGCGCTGGCCAAGCACCAGCGCACCCACAGCCGGCAGCAGGGCaaagccaccgagggagccggCGCCGGCACCAAACCGTACCCGTGCGGGGCGTGCGGGAAGCGTTTCGGCTGGGTCTCGCACTTGGAGCGCCACCGCCGCATCCACACCGGGGAGAAGCCGTTCCGCTGCGGCGAGTGCGGCCGAGGCTTCGCCGTGAGCTCGCACCTGGAGCGGCACCGGCGGGTGCACACGGGCGAGCGGCCCTACCGCTGCGGCGACTGCGGCAAGAGCTTCGCCGTCAGCTCCACGTTGCTGGCGCATCGCCGCACGCACGGCGCCCAGCCCAACCGGCCCCACGCCTGCCCTGACTGCGGCAAAGGCTTCAGCACCGTGCCCGGCCTTGAGCGGCACCAGCGGCTGCACCGCGGCGAGAAGCCCTATCAGTGCGGCGTGTGCGGCAAGGGCTTCGCCTGGAGCTCGCACTACGACCGCCACCGGCTCAGCCACACCGGGGAGAAGCCGTTCTCCTGCGCCCACTGCGGGAAGCGCTTCGGGCGCAGCTCCCACCGCAACCGGCACCAGCGAGCCCACGCGAAGCCGCACGCCTGCCCCGACTGCGGCAAAGCCTTCGGGCTCGGCGCGGCACTGGCGGCCCATCGGCGCCTGCACGGCCCCgtgtccctgctgccagcggagTGGTGGGCAGAGGAGAGGCGAGGGGGGACCCCGACCCCTCCGGAGCCCTGGGCTGAGGAGCCCAGcgccttgctccagcagcacccggagccttcctcctccccttcctcgcCCCGGGGCTGGGCGGCCAAGGCCGTCCTGCCCCACACCACGGCGTGGAGAGGCGGGGAGGGGGACACGGTGCAAAGCGATGCCTCTGCCCCCCAGGAGCATTGggcttccctgcctgccccccccAGCTCTTGA
- the LOC136006809 gene encoding zinc finger protein 436-like isoform X6: MFLVPLPASFPLILGENDVHPHLVEAEAMEPYVLLDPRQRALYRDVMQESYDTLMALDLLPRLDHGGEPRALDLHVPRDTPAAEAGAGAEQEPPHDKEEPQEVKPEEHPPSPTETGAKPGGSRGAGDPTSQPSTTCGECGKSFSHKSALVKHRKIHSGDRPHACPDCGKGFIQRSDLTIHQRVHTGERPYACTHCGRRFSVSSSLLTHQRTHAPGGHRPNRCPQCGRGFADPGALDRHQKSHSGGKPFECGVCGKAFAWSSHLERHRRIHTGEKPFQCGQCGRAFAWSSHLDRHMRTHAAAPDREEEEEEEEEEEEEAEPPPPAPKCADCGKRLNHQTAPQRFKHKGTQTLPSSSPPRPHCCEQCGKSFSQSSNLLKHRRVHSGESPYPCPVCKRCFRWRSALAKHQRTHSRQQGKATEGAGAGTKPYPCGACGKRFGWVSHLERHRRIHTGEKPFRCGECGRGFAVSSHLERHRRVHTGERPYRCGDCGKSFAVSSTLLAHRRTHGAQPNRPHACPDCGKGFSTVPGLERHQRLHRGEKPYQCGVCGKGFAWSSHYDRHRLSHTGEKPFSCAHCGKRFGRSSHRNRHQRAHAKPHACPDCGKAFGLGAALAAHRRLHGPVSLLPAEWWAEERRGGTPTPPEPWAEEPSALLQQHPEPSSSPSSPRGWAAKAVLPHTTAWRGGEGDTVQSDASAPQEHWASLPAPPSS, translated from the exons ATGTTTCTGGTTCCCCTTCCTGCTTCCTTCCCGTTAATTCTGGGGGAAAACGATGTTCATCCACATTTGGTAGAGGCAGAGG ccaTGGAGCCGTACGTGCTGCTGGACCCGCGACAGAGAGCGCTCTATCGCGACGTGATGCAGGAGAGCTACGACACGCTGATGGCGCTGG ATCTGCTGCCCCGCCTGGACCACGGGGGTGAACCGAGAGCCCTGGACCTCCACGTGCCCAGGGACACCCCGGCTGCAG aggctggagcaggagcgGAGCAGGAGCCCCCTCACGACAAGGAAGAGCCCCAAGAGGTGAAACCCGAGGAGCATCCCCCGAGCCCCACGGAGACCGGGGCGAAGCCGGGCGGCAGCAGGGGCGCGGGGGACCCAacctcccagcccagcaccacGTGCGGGGAGTGCGGGAAGAGCTTCAGCCACAAATCAGCCCTGGTGAAGCACCGGAAGATCCACAGCGGCGACCGCCCGCACGCCTGCCCCGACTGCGGCAAGGGCTTCATCCAGCGCTCGGACCTCACCATCCACCAGCGGGTGCACACGGGCGAGCGCCCCTACGCCTGCACCCACTGCGGGCGCCGCTTCAGCGTCAGCTCCTCGCTGCTCACCCACCAGCGCACCCACGCTCCCGGCGGCCACCGCCCCAACCGGTGCCCGCAGTGCGGCCGCGGCTTCGCCGACCCCGGCGCCCTCGACCGGCACCAGAAGAGCCACTCGGGCGGAAAGCCCTTTGAGTGCGGGGTGTGCGGCAAAGCCTTCGCCTGGAGCTCGCACCTCGAGCGGCACCGGCGCATCCACACCGGCGAGAAGCCCTTCCAGTGCGGGCAGTGCGGGAGAGCCTTCGCCTGGAGCTCGCACCTCGACCGCCACATGCGCACCCACGCCGCTGCCCCGGaccgggaggaggaggaggaggaggaggaggaggaggaggaggaagcagagccccCGCCGCCCGCACCGAAGTGCGCTGATTGCGGCAAGCGCCTCAACCACCAGACGGCCCCGCAGCGCTTCAAGCACAAGGGCACGCAGAcgctgcccagcagcagccccccgCGGCCCCACTGCTGCGAGCAGTGCGGCAAAAGCTTCTCGCAGAGCTCCAACCTCCTCAAGCACCGGCGCGTCCACAGCGGCGAGAGCCCGTACCCGTGCCCGGTTTGCAAGCGCTGCTTCCGCTGGCGCTCGGCGCTGGCCAAGCACCAGCGCACCCACAGCCGGCAGCAGGGCaaagccaccgagggagccggCGCCGGCACCAAACCGTACCCGTGCGGGGCGTGCGGGAAGCGTTTCGGCTGGGTCTCGCACTTGGAGCGCCACCGCCGCATCCACACCGGGGAGAAGCCGTTCCGCTGCGGCGAGTGCGGCCGAGGCTTCGCCGTGAGCTCGCACCTGGAGCGGCACCGGCGGGTGCACACGGGCGAGCGGCCCTACCGCTGCGGCGACTGCGGCAAGAGCTTCGCCGTCAGCTCCACGTTGCTGGCGCATCGCCGCACGCACGGCGCCCAGCCCAACCGGCCCCACGCCTGCCCTGACTGCGGCAAAGGCTTCAGCACCGTGCCCGGCCTTGAGCGGCACCAGCGGCTGCACCGCGGCGAGAAGCCCTATCAGTGCGGCGTGTGCGGCAAGGGCTTCGCCTGGAGCTCGCACTACGACCGCCACCGGCTCAGCCACACCGGGGAGAAGCCGTTCTCCTGCGCCCACTGCGGGAAGCGCTTCGGGCGCAGCTCCCACCGCAACCGGCACCAGCGAGCCCACGCGAAGCCGCACGCCTGCCCCGACTGCGGCAAAGCCTTCGGGCTCGGCGCGGCACTGGCGGCCCATCGGCGCCTGCACGGCCCCgtgtccctgctgccagcggagTGGTGGGCAGAGGAGAGGCGAGGGGGGACCCCGACCCCTCCGGAGCCCTGGGCTGAGGAGCCCAGcgccttgctccagcagcacccggagccttcctcctccccttcctcgcCCCGGGGCTGGGCGGCCAAGGCCGTCCTGCCCCACACCACGGCGTGGAGAGGCGGGGAGGGGGACACGGTGCAAAGCGATGCCTCTGCCCCCCAGGAGCATTGggcttccctgcctgccccccccAGCTCTTGA